In Tachysurus vachellii isolate PV-2020 chromosome 3, HZAU_Pvac_v1, whole genome shotgun sequence, one genomic interval encodes:
- the LOC132843543 gene encoding uncharacterized protein LOC132843543 isoform X2, with the protein MTAYIPAYGDRIATRRFCMEKQRKGGDDLKRQSLFEKLRRKLGTLTSNKDTDQDFEEEHSMQPTKIHLRNNKRAVKMTRKIELGWIHDKKQVRKRNGGGTRVLDISKKATKTEILSQAKKLFFPNEKSRKGKWEEFSHNIVDFQEAYLDEGVSVGELYETHKLGILRFYLFTEHLTNEDEVFTEMTEGTDEQTDAARLNEQQKNTTEDNEQLTQKTHDSEQQTHTVEDVVSTAVEIVDLTSLCDTSEVIFGPLQGGPFLEDLDDTILHEPIEEAQININAYSSTPVHSDTVPAGPLSPTYEPLHVTVKLHRVNLLEELITQFKDEVIMSYSVKYSFIHEMGADADGVSRDVYAAFWTEFLDCAAEGADVRVPSLSPKWQEEEWKSVGRIMVKGLKEHGYFPSRLAQAFTAAIIFGEHTVSPDLLFDSLMLYLSQSERDLLSTALQDALDGDDKDELLDLMDRMGVRTVPTQENLKAVLLQVAHKQIIQQPKYALDNIAAVAGPTLREFFPSVLDMQKMYENLKPSTRKVLKLITASPATPAENQSLQFLHQYIRGLDEIGLRKMLRFMTGSDVICVKDIQVIFTPLEGLSRRPIAHTCGPTLELPSTYNSYPDLRAEMEAILSSNFYAMDIA; encoded by the coding sequence ATGACTGCTTACATTCCAGCATATGGTGATAGGATTGCTACAAGGCGTTTCTGTatggaaaaacagagaaaaggtGGTGATGATCTAAAAAGACAGTCCTTATTTGAAAAACTTAGAAGAAAGTTGGGCACATTGACAAGCAATAAAGACACAGATCAAGATTTTGAGGAGGAGCATTCTATGCAGCCAACAAAGATACATCTGAGAAATAACAAAAGGGCCGTGAAGATGACAAGGAAAATAGAACTAGGATGGATACACGACAAGAAACAAGTGAGAAAACGCAATGGTGGAGGAACCAGAGTTCTTGATATTTCCAAGAAAGCCACAAAAACAGAGATTCTATCACAAGCTAAAAAGCTATTTTTCCCCAATGAGAAATCGAGAAAGGGAAAGTGGGAAGAGTTCAGTCACAACATTGTTGACTTTCAGGAAGCATACCTTGATGAGGGTGTTAGTGTGGGAGAGCTCTATGAGACACATAAATTGgggattttaagattttacttgTTCACAGAGCACCTGACAAATGAAGATGAAGTGTTCACAGAGATGACAGAAGGAACTGATGAACAGACAGATGCAGCGAGGCTAAATGagcaacagaaaaacacaacagaagatAATGAGCAGCtgacacaaaaaacacatgacaGTGAACAgcagacacatactgtagaagaTGTTGTCTCTACTGCTGTAGAGATTGTTGATCTTACATCTTTGTGTGATACATCGGAGGTCATTTTTGGCCCTTTGCAAGGTGGACCATTTTTAGAAGATCTTGATGACACAATCTTACATGAGCCTATAGAAGAGGCACAGATAAACATCAACGCCTACAGCTCAACTCCTGTCCATTCTGACACAGTGCCTGCTGGCCCATTAAGTCCTACTTATGAACCTTTGCATGTGACAGTGAAACTCCACAGAGTCAATCTCTTGGAGGAACTGATTACCCAATTCAAGGATGAAGTGATTATGTCCTACTCTGTGAAATACAGCTTCATTCATGAAATGGGGGCAGATGCTGATGGCGTGTCCAGGGATGTATATGCTGCCTTCTGGACAGAGTTTTTAGACTGTGCAGCAGAGGGTGCAGATGTGAGAGTGCCATCACTATCCCCAAAATGGCAAGAGGAAGAATGGAAATCCGTTGGTAGGATAATGGTCAAGGGATTAAAGGAACATGGATATTTTCCTTCTCGGCTGGCTCAAGCCTTTACAGCAGCAATCATATTTGGTGAACACACTGTCTCACCTGATTTATTGTTTGACTCACTAATGTTGTATCTTAGTCAGTCTGAGCGTGATCTCTTGTCCACTGCTTTGCAAGACGCCCTTGATGGTGATGATAAAGATGAGCTTCTTGATCTTATGGATCGCATGGGAGTAAGAACAGTACCAACACAAGAGAACTTGAAAGCTGTGCTTCTCCAAGTGGCCCACAAGCAAATAATCCAGCAACCAAAATATGCACTGGATAACATTGCAGCAGTCGCAGGACCAACTCTCAGGGAGTTCTTCCCCAGTGTGCTGGATATGCAGAAGATGTATGAGAATCTTAAACCATCAACCCGGAAGGTTTTAAAGTTGATCACGGCCTCTCCAGCTACTCCAGCAGAGAACCAAAGTTTGCAATTTTTACATCAGTACATCAGGGGATTGGATGAGATAGGCCTCCGGAAGATGTTGAGATTCATGACAGGGTCTGATGTCATCTGCGTTAAAGACATTCAAGTCATATTCACCCCTTTGGAAGGGTTATCTAGGCGGCCTATTGCACATACTTGTGGCCCAACATTAGAGCTGCCATCAACTTACAACAGCTATCCTGACCTCCGAGCTGAAATGGAGGCTATACTGTCCAGCAACTTCTATGCAATGGACATTGCATAg
- the LOC132843543 gene encoding uncharacterized protein LOC132843543 isoform X1 yields MATSSNTPLPQDDGLWMFLQSRGIPEKNIQKMQQDHIDSSVVGEIDDATMTAYIPAYGDRIATRRFCMEKQRKGGDDLKRQSLFEKLRRKLGTLTSNKDTDQDFEEEHSMQPTKIHLRNNKRAVKMTRKIELGWIHDKKQVRKRNGGGTRVLDISKKATKTEILSQAKKLFFPNEKSRKGKWEEFSHNIVDFQEAYLDEGVSVGELYETHKLGILRFYLFTEHLTNEDEVFTEMTEGTDEQTDAARLNEQQKNTTEDNEQLTQKTHDSEQQTHTVEDVVSTAVEIVDLTSLCDTSEVIFGPLQGGPFLEDLDDTILHEPIEEAQININAYSSTPVHSDTVPAGPLSPTYEPLHVTVKLHRVNLLEELITQFKDEVIMSYSVKYSFIHEMGADADGVSRDVYAAFWTEFLDCAAEGADVRVPSLSPKWQEEEWKSVGRIMVKGLKEHGYFPSRLAQAFTAAIIFGEHTVSPDLLFDSLMLYLSQSERDLLSTALQDALDGDDKDELLDLMDRMGVRTVPTQENLKAVLLQVAHKQIIQQPKYALDNIAAVAGPTLREFFPSVLDMQKMYENLKPSTRKVLKLITASPATPAENQSLQFLHQYIRGLDEIGLRKMLRFMTGSDVICVKDIQVIFTPLEGLSRRPIAHTCGPTLELPSTYNSYPDLRAEMEAILSSNFYAMDIA; encoded by the exons ATGGCTACGTCTTCAAATACCCCCCTCCCACAAGATGATGGACTGTGGATGTTTCTTCAGAGCCGAGGGATTCCTgagaaaaatattcagaaaatgCAGCAAGATCAT attgACAGCTCGGTAGTTGGAGAAATAGATGATGCCACTATGACTGCTTACATTCCAGCATATGGTGATAGGATTGCTACAAGGCGTTTCTGTatggaaaaacagagaaaaggtGGTGATGATCTAAAAAGACAGTCCTTATTTGAAAAACTTAGAAGAAAGTTGGGCACATTGACAAGCAATAAAGACACAGATCAAGATTTTGAGGAGGAGCATTCTATGCAGCCAACAAAGATACATCTGAGAAATAACAAAAGGGCCGTGAAGATGACAAGGAAAATAGAACTAGGATGGATACACGACAAGAAACAAGTGAGAAAACGCAATGGTGGAGGAACCAGAGTTCTTGATATTTCCAAGAAAGCCACAAAAACAGAGATTCTATCACAAGCTAAAAAGCTATTTTTCCCCAATGAGAAATCGAGAAAGGGAAAGTGGGAAGAGTTCAGTCACAACATTGTTGACTTTCAGGAAGCATACCTTGATGAGGGTGTTAGTGTGGGAGAGCTCTATGAGACACATAAATTGgggattttaagattttacttgTTCACAGAGCACCTGACAAATGAAGATGAAGTGTTCACAGAGATGACAGAAGGAACTGATGAACAGACAGATGCAGCGAGGCTAAATGagcaacagaaaaacacaacagaagatAATGAGCAGCtgacacaaaaaacacatgacaGTGAACAgcagacacatactgtagaagaTGTTGTCTCTACTGCTGTAGAGATTGTTGATCTTACATCTTTGTGTGATACATCGGAGGTCATTTTTGGCCCTTTGCAAGGTGGACCATTTTTAGAAGATCTTGATGACACAATCTTACATGAGCCTATAGAAGAGGCACAGATAAACATCAACGCCTACAGCTCAACTCCTGTCCATTCTGACACAGTGCCTGCTGGCCCATTAAGTCCTACTTATGAACCTTTGCATGTGACAGTGAAACTCCACAGAGTCAATCTCTTGGAGGAACTGATTACCCAATTCAAGGATGAAGTGATTATGTCCTACTCTGTGAAATACAGCTTCATTCATGAAATGGGGGCAGATGCTGATGGCGTGTCCAGGGATGTATATGCTGCCTTCTGGACAGAGTTTTTAGACTGTGCAGCAGAGGGTGCAGATGTGAGAGTGCCATCACTATCCCCAAAATGGCAAGAGGAAGAATGGAAATCCGTTGGTAGGATAATGGTCAAGGGATTAAAGGAACATGGATATTTTCCTTCTCGGCTGGCTCAAGCCTTTACAGCAGCAATCATATTTGGTGAACACACTGTCTCACCTGATTTATTGTTTGACTCACTAATGTTGTATCTTAGTCAGTCTGAGCGTGATCTCTTGTCCACTGCTTTGCAAGACGCCCTTGATGGTGATGATAAAGATGAGCTTCTTGATCTTATGGATCGCATGGGAGTAAGAACAGTACCAACACAAGAGAACTTGAAAGCTGTGCTTCTCCAAGTGGCCCACAAGCAAATAATCCAGCAACCAAAATATGCACTGGATAACATTGCAGCAGTCGCAGGACCAACTCTCAGGGAGTTCTTCCCCAGTGTGCTGGATATGCAGAAGATGTATGAGAATCTTAAACCATCAACCCGGAAGGTTTTAAAGTTGATCACGGCCTCTCCAGCTACTCCAGCAGAGAACCAAAGTTTGCAATTTTTACATCAGTACATCAGGGGATTGGATGAGATAGGCCTCCGGAAGATGTTGAGATTCATGACAGGGTCTGATGTCATCTGCGTTAAAGACATTCAAGTCATATTCACCCCTTTGGAAGGGTTATCTAGGCGGCCTATTGCACATACTTGTGGCCCAACATTAGAGCTGCCATCAACTTACAACAGCTATCCTGACCTCCGAGCTGAAATGGAGGCTATACTGTCCAGCAACTTCTATGCAATGGACATTGCATAg